DNA sequence from the Rhizoctonia solani chromosome 10, complete sequence genome:
CTGCTTCATACGAGGCCGCACTCATGTCCGAGCTTAGCTCTCGGATGGGTCAATCAGACTGTTGTTATCCTTGGACAATAGATGCCGTACAGCTTTTTGGCGGCAATATGCCCTGCACTGCATTGATTGTCCAACTCGGTTCCGATCCAGGTCTGGCTGAACCAAGCGGGACGGACCTGTTGCAAGATTTTGTGGCCGGTCCACTATACAAATCAGTGGTAGAGACAAATCAAACTCTTGGGTTCATCTCGGCCCAGCGAGTACACCCAGGGAAACGTATGTTGCTGATAGGTTCATCTGGTACAATCCTACACGGACCAGATGTCGAGAGGCTTTCCGGCTCATGTCCTTTGAGTGTGACCCACAAACGCACACCGAAACGATGGGAGAATGTTTGCAAATTCAAGCCTTGGCTTGATGGACTGGACTTTAGTGAGCCGTGAATATATCTTGTGTAAATTGATGACCATATGTACCATGCGTTGTATCAAATATGATAGTTGTAATCTGAAAAGCTATTTATATGCTATATTTGTTCGACAAGACATGTACAGTCGACTTCCACTTGATGCACCATGATGGGCCTTATGGAATTCAGGTGTTTCGATGGCTTTTAGGTTAGTAAGCATCTTGGTCATGAAGTTGGCTTCTGGCGCTACTGtaagataagataagatatATTTAATGAAAGCTTGGTACATCGAGTAGACGGTAAACGAGTGTGTTGCTACATGCTAAAGTAAGACAAGCATAGTGGAATCAAAAAAATATTAAAGAGAAACATTAGACAACTGGCACTTGACTTCCCAGAGCTTGGGAAGAATACCAGTGTGTTGCCAGCAATTCTGGATGCTTGATGCAGAGACTTTGTCCCATGCTTGCTGTGACCACATTGCGTCCAGCTGATGAACCTTGTAAGGATTCAACGTACCAGCTGCctcacaatcaaggacaaaCTTGGTGTGGAGCCGGCAATAGTTAGACTTGAAGTTGCGGATAATACCCGCGTCCATAGGCTGGATCCAAGACATAAGGTTTGGAGGCAGGTAGTAAACTTCAATGTTGGGAGTGCGCGCTGGATCATGTTTGTGAGAGCTGGCGTTATCACAAAGCAAAAGGATCCAGCAACCTTGGGATTCCATTTGCGCATTAAGATGTTCAAGATATCTACGCGTAAATGTTTAAATAAAACTCAACAAAAGTTACTAAGAAAATTACTTACGCTTGCCAAAGCTCAGCCGTCATCCATGCCTTCTTATTGGAGGCATAATCAAAGCCATAATTGGATGGAGGACCATTTGTAAAGCAGCAAGGACGGGAGGCAAACCCAATAGTAAAGGGCGGAAGTTTCTCCCCTGTAGCACTAGTCCCAAGTACATATGTTAGCCATGTCTTGTCTGCCTTGACCCCAGGTAAGGCTTGAGAAGCAAGGCCAGACTTGGGACTCTGTGAAGGTAGGTGCGCCGTCTCATCAACATTGAAGACGCTGTCCTTGGGGTATCAAGAAAGCACCTCTTGGATTGTGCATTTGTGATTCTTGAGCTCTGCAATTGGTGCCAATGCAGCCTCACCATGGAAGGTGTACTGCTTGATCCCAAATCTATGCTTGAATCAAGTGAGCCACCTGTCAGAGAAGCTGTGTACAAGAGCTGGGTCAATATCCATATCACAAGCAAGCCGCTGGCCCTTCTTGCAAATCAAATAGCCGTTAAGTCAAAGTCTGTCACGCTCTTTTTCACAAATCCACTCATAGAGCTTGAGCTCAAGTGCAGGCAAGACACCAGATTGATATTGGCTCAAGGTACTATTGCAAATATCTTTGCAAATGTACTGGCAAGTGGTGTCTTTGTTAGATACATGACAGAGAATGGTCTGGCGGCAAATTGTTGAGAAGCCCTGATTACAAAGGGAATAGACAATCTTGCCCATTGGGAGAGTTTCCTTGTTCTTGCAATAGAAAGCGGCAACTTGAAGCTGCTGCTGGAAGGTGAGGCTCTGGCGTAGGACGCAGCAATCTGCTGGCATGTTTCAGGAAAGATATCTGCAAGCCTGATTAAATTTCagatgaatatatgcatataacaaCTCACAACTTTGGACAAAAAAGGGTGAAAATATGATGCAAAGTGCGAAACAAGTGTGCTAGTAAGGCTATAGAGTAAACTGCTTGATTCCAATGCAACGCATAGATGGGTTTATATACACAGCAGGAGGAGTAGAAGAGACACGTAGCACATAAAGCTCAATTAGTAGTGCACAACAATAGTCATATGATTGAAACAATAGTCAAGCTACTGGGTGAGTAGTATTGGATACAATGAAATTTGTAAGAGAATTATAGTTATACATTAAATAATTTCCACACGCGCAATTGAACCACGTATGCTTATCTCGTATGGCTGTGCTACATGGAAACCGCTCCTTATGGCATAAGAATCGCTCAGGGTCAAAAGCCGAGAGTGGTGCATCAAGTGGGGGTGCATCAAGTGGAAGTCGACTGTACTCCCACTATCCCCCACTACCCCTGAAGCATATTCAAATGGCCATTTTGGGTTCATTTTGGCAGAATTGGTAATAATGTAATAACACGGCATGTCGTAACAGCTTGGCCAGGCCTAGGTCGAATTACATGACTAGGAGGTGCAAAGGCAAAAGAGGATACCGATGATACAATCACGTGGCAATGGTCTGTCTCCAATGAGCCACCTTGGTGTCGCGTGTTTAGCAGATGCATCGATCAGACGACCTTTACTGTACGCACTGCTGACCCGCCGCCACACCATCCCAGATTGAATGCCCCAATAACCCACCTTGCAGTACCAATCCTACCTCGGGAATTAGCAGCAACATTCAATACCTGCCGACTCTGGAGAGCTAAACCACATTCGACAGGGATTCAATCTTGGTCTGTATATAACGAGAAGAATAGCACTCTATTGTGTGTACTTTACATCATGCACGTGTATCCGAAGAACCGAATAGCCAAATGCACGCCTGCAGATTGTATTGGTATTCGTGTATTTACGTCAATTGTTTTCTCCTCGCTGACGCCCCCCGTTCGCCACCATTATCAGCCAGACATGGCCTACCCAATCTATGAGTACTATTCGCAGCTCAGCAGCACCGACCATCCAATAGAACCTATGTGCTGGGTCCGCTGGCCCATATATGGAACCGAGAGATGGTTCTCATTAACGGGCTTCACGACGACCGGAGTCCCAACGCCCGAGTAGCTATTCGGCCTACGTGGTTCCCTGTCAGTACTTTTATACCTCAATGAATAGTGGAGCAACACGTTGCCTCGGTCCCAGTGGGCAATGTACATAATCCGCCAACTTCAGATGGTGAGTAATTCCCACTATCTAGGCCTCATAAGACTGGTAAAGTCGTTGCAATAATTGATTAGGAAACAGCATGACTCCTGAGTTCGTTAATCCGTTCCCCAAAGCCCACCCCGGTCCCAGTGATGCCGACCCCCTTACCGACGACGAGCTCTCCCTCCTCTTAGCCATACCCCGCGCCGCGGAGTCCACTCCCAACTCTACGCTCTTCCGACTTCCACTCGGCCCCCACCCCTCTATGGGATTTGTCGATGCCACTTGCGCCGAAGTCCGCTCTATTGTTGCACGCTTAGCCAGCACATGGAAGACCAAGCTGGCAGAGCTTCTGCACAAACCGGACGAGCCGGGCTGTGAGTGGTCGATCGGGCCAGGGACAACTATATGCATCATGGTGGAGCCATCGTTCCATGGAATCTTCCATCTGCTTGCTTTTTGGGCTATCGGGTGCACGATTCAGTTTGTATCGGCTGTGGATCCCGAGGTGGGAATTACCCAACTCAACGAATGTCACTGCAGGGCCATGATATGCTCGGGGCTTAGCGAAAAGCAGATAGATAAATGGAGGAAGGGGTTCGACGGTGCTATCATACAACTGCCAGAGCAGGAGCAACCACATAGGCTTGTACAAGCCGAGAAGCATGGACAACGTATGTTATATAACGCCAAAATTAATATTGGGTATTGATCTTAACTCTAGATAATACATTTTATCCGTGGCCAACTGCCCAGCGTCCTACTCCGGCGTTCATCTTGCAATCATCAGGCACAACCGGTGTGCCTAAACTACTCCGGTTTTCTTTGTATTTTTACACAATTGGGCTGGCGAACCACCGTCAAAACCAATTCTCATTAGCTCGCCTAAGTAGGACGTATAAGAGTCCTTACACTCACCCGCGTTTAGTTCTCGTCCCTTTCTATTGGCCAAGTTTTTATACTTACTTGGTCATTACTTTGGCCACCGGTACCCCTATGGCATTCGCTTACTTCATGGATGTTCTTCGACTCACTGGAAATAAAATCGTCGAGTGGGCCCTAGCGCTTGACGTGGGGGCGATTGGCTGCACTTCGGGAATGTTTCGACAGATTCCGGAGGCCATGCTTGAAACTCATTCGGAGTTTTTCCGTAGTCTCCTTTCGCTCTCTTTCGGCGGCTCCGCCATGGACGTTGCTCTATCACACACACTCGAGAGGCTGAAAATTCCTGTCACAGTAAGTTTTGTGTTCATACCATTTGTCAATATGATTGTCTTATTACGGAACTACAGAACGTATATGGGAGTTCTGAACTTGGTAACATTTTGATTGCTCGGAAAGCACCTTATACCCATCTCACCCCACTCCGTGCGAAACCACCTCCCCTCGTTCGTCCGATTTCAGAGTACGGCCCCGATGGATCGCGTTATGTCGAGCTTTGGGTCTTGGCTTCAAGTTCTGTTCACATCACTCATCACCTTGCGTATGGCGGGGTACCAATCAAGCTCGAGCCGTTTCtgggtgatgggccgcacAATGGTGAACCCGCCTTCAACCTCGAAGACATATTCAAGGAAATTACTATCAACAATGCGTCCGGTTCAGGCTCCGAAACCGTATACATCCACGCCGGGCGCCACGGTGACCAACTTCGCCTAACGGGGCTCGGTGTCGCGGACATTGATGCTCCCCTATACGAAGGTCTGTTCACATCCGAGGCAAATGCTCGTATGGTCCAGTTGGATGGTCGACCTTGGACAGTGGATGTCGTCGAGTTGTTCGGTACTAATATGCCCAGCACGGCTCTGGTCATCCAACTTCATCTGGATCAAGACCAGGACCATGATCTGGGTGGAGGTAGTTCGTCGCAGGAACTGCCTATCAGCGAGCTATTCGATGTAGTTGAAAAGGTAAATGACGCTCTTGGGCTTATCGGTTATACAAGAGTGGATGTGAGAAGGCGTGTATTAGTTCTGAATCCGGACAGATGTCTGGTGCATGGACCCGGATCCGAAAGACTCGAGCCCTCCAGGCCTCTACTCTCTTTGAGTATCACACATAAGCGCACACTTAAACGCTGGGAGAACGTTTGTAAATTCAAGCCTTGGCTCGATGGGCTGGATTTTGGTACATGATCTTCTGTTCAACCTCTACCGGGTTGATGGTGGCGTCTTTTTCACAACCAAGGGGGTCGAGTCAATATGCTAGTTTGTGAATTTGGCCAATAAATAAGGAAAAACGTGACTTCATCTCGGCCCCCATGTAAATAAAGAAAGTTATATCTAGCAGAGTATGTGCAAAGGGCAGTCAAATAGAAGGGCGGGTTTGCGAGAGGTGCGCGAGAGCGACGTCCCAAGAAGGATAGGgaataagtcctatattcaCTTATTCTAAGCTGCAGGTGTCTTTAACAACAAAGCACTTTACCTGATATATACATGCACAGATATTCTCTTTGGGCTCCCACCCCAAATGATCTGCTTCGCTGAGCCACCGAATCACACTCTTGGATTTTCACCGGAGTTGAGAATTTCTCGGGTAGTGGATATATACTTACTAATGACAAAATTGTATTGTACGGTGTGGCTCGGGGCCAGCGAGGAGTCACGGCGCGGACTTATTCATCAGGGTCGGCGCGCATACCCCTCACTTCGTATCGTCGATAGCACGTGATCCCATCAGTTGATTCCTCGACCTCTACTACCACAGCTTGTCGCTCCTCCTCGTTGTCCTTTTCCCACCCGACCCGCGAGCCTCCCTCGCGTCTCGGTGCCCCGGTCTTTCCTACGGGCGTCGCTAACGCGACACCGGCGGCCACAccataatataatattcaccTATAGTGCACACCACCGCGAGTTCTCACACTACACGCGCCGACGACACAGATAAGAATAAGTTGGATTTTTTTCTGTAGCTATGCAACGATATCTGATTGGCCTAGTATTGATGTTTAAAGCGTTGCAATTGCACTGTTTGTAGCGCATATTGCGGTGTAGTATGTACATTGTGTAAATCAAAGCCCTCCAGTCAACGAGCTCGGGTCTTTTAGAAACTTTTCGCAAAAAGAGACATTTTGCCCCATCTCCCGCTAGATCGACAGTCTCATCCAATCTAGCGTCCTGCTTCCATACATTCGTTGTAAAATCGCGAACGCCAGGGTTAGTAATTTTCAAGGTCGTCGTGCTGTCATGTTGATTTGGCGGTACCAAATGTTCTATACCCCTAAGAACAATGGTCAGCTTACCAGACGATTTGAATACATTGGACGTGTCCCGGAAACGAAGAGCTGGAACAATGTATTCAAGGAGATTGTCGTCGGAGATAGCTCCAAaattgcatatatccacGTGTGGCGCCACAGCAATCAGATTCGTCTTGGTGGGGAGgctgtagaaatatcatgtatatagtagtaaatacaagaaggatctggaatgtactggaacatgcatgtaatcgagtcaagcgacgatacctagtcatatactagatgactcgactataatgtaaaggtataaatacgggtgcactcgaccgtatagtacctcatcctctctttctctattcacactactgtctttactattgttttgtattgatatagttctatttacaaacatattctttctacaggttatgagccccgatTGAACGCTTATAACCAACCGtaaatagaatatataaaccACTTACCCGAGTATACTCAAACACAATAAGAAATGGCTGAGAAAACACCAACCATTACTGGTGCAAGCGGATTGCACCGAATCCCATCCCTCCAGGGAACTGAGAATTACAACACATGGCGTATACAGATGGAAGATATACTTACCAATCTCAATCTGTATAGCTATGTAGACGGCACAAATGAAAGACCCAAACCTAAGATAAAAATCAGGGTTACTGGTTGCAAAGATGACAATGGAAACAACTTACCCAACCTTGAAGTAGGCAATGATGACTCCGCATACACGGAATGGATCAAAGCCAATCGTAAAGCACTGTCAAATATTAGACCAAGAGTCAAAGGGAACGTACTTACACACATACAATCATGTAAGTACTCCGCCGACGCTTGGAATCTCTTGGCAGCAACATTTCAAGTTAAGGGTACTGTTGGACTAATTGACTTACAAAGAAAGTTCTTCAGCCACAGGATGTTGGACAGCaaagacattgaggaacacATACAACATATGCGTAGATGgttccaacaaatcaatgacaTTGCACCAAACTTGTGCACTGAAGCCAATTGGATAACCACGTTAGTAGCAAGCCTACCTGACTCATGGGACATGTTCACCCAGTCTGTAAGCTTTGAATTCAACACTGAAGACAAGAATAAATTAGCCAATCAAGTGAGTGACCTACGCTCACGTATTATGGCCAAAGCACACCAAAGAAATACCCAACAACCTGACGGTAAGACTTTCTTTGCTACAAATAAACCAAGCTTCAATAAATTTGTATGTACCAATATGAGTAATAAAGGCCCAGATAAGTCTAAATCAAAATGCAATAACTGCAGAAAGATTGGACACTGGGCAGCCAAATGCCAAAGTCCAGGTGGAGGCGCATTCAAGCCCAACCATTCAAATAAAGGCGGTCAACCAAACAGAAGATTCAACACACCAGGAAAAGCTAGGAATGGCAATGCCtgcacgcatatagccatagCTAATAACTCCAAACATAAAGAATATGTGTTCTTGACTCTTGAGGACAAAATAAGCCTGATAGGCAAGACCCCTGACACCTGGATAGCGGATAGCGGCACTACTACTCACATagcaattgattggaatgcaTTCTCCAATTATACCAAGTCATCCAGCTACGTTGCCGGAGTCACTGGCAAAGAGCCAATAATGGGCCGCAGCACTGTAGAGCTATTGTGCTTAAATAGTACAGAGAAGAACAAATACACAAAGATTAAGCTTACCAATGTAGCTCACATGCCAAGTTTGCCTGCAAACCTAATCAGCTTATCATTAGTAACTGATAAAGGCACTAGAATTCTGATGGATCAGAATGAATTGCAAATACTAGATAAAAACAATAGACCAATCATTATTGGATCAAAGTTGAAAAattgcaaacaaggaaacctTTGGAAGATCAGCGTGAAACCTGTAAATAATTGCAATCAGAAGCTTGAGAACAATAAACTTACTGAAATAGTACTGACCAAACAAACCAGACGCACATGGTTTGAATGGCACAAGGTACTTGGGCGCATTGGCCCGCAAGCACTCCAACAACTAAAATTCAACAAAGCAATTAGCGGAATGGAGGTAATAGAAGACAATATTGGACTCAACTTTGAATGCAACGTATGTATGCAGTCAAAGGCACACACCCAACTGTTTCCAAAAGAATTGCAAACCAAAGTgtccaaaattggcaaattaATTGTTACCAATGTATGGGGACCCGCTTGAACTACATCTATAGGGCAATACAGATATTATGT
Encoded proteins:
- a CDS encoding integrase core domain protein; amino-acid sequence: MAEKTPTITGASGLHRIPSLQGTENYNTWRIQMEDILTNLNLYSYVDGTNERPKPKIKIRVTGCKDDNGNNLPNLEVGNDDSAYTEWIKANRKALSNIRPRVKGNVLTHIQSCKYSADAWNLLAATFQVKGTVGLIDLQRKFFSHRMLDSKDIEEHIQHMRRWFQQINDIAPNLCTEANWITTLVASLPDSWDMFTQSVSFEFNTEDKNKLANQVSDLRSRIMAKAHQRNTQQPDGKTFFATNKPSFNKFVCTNMSNKGPDKSKSKCNNCRKIGHWAAKCQSPGGGAFKPNHSNKGGQPNRRFNTPGKARNGNACTHIAIANNSKHKEYVFLTLEDKISLIGKTPDTWIADSGTTTHIAIDWNAFSNYTKSSSYVAGVTGKEPIMGRSTVELLCLNSTEKNKYTKIKLTNVAHMPSLPANLISLSLVTDKGTRILMDQNELQILDKNNRPIIIGSKLKNCKQGNLWKISVKPVNNCNQKLENNKLTEIVLTKQTRRTWFEWHKVLGRIGPQALQQLKFNKAISGMEVIEDNIGLNFECNVCMQSKAHTQLFPKELQTKVSKIGKLIVTNVWGPA
- a CDS encoding tigger transposable element-derived protein 6 gives rise to the protein MPADCCVLRQSLTFQQQLQVAAFYCKNKETLPMGKIHRFGIKQYTFHGEAALAPIAELKNHKCTIQESPKSGLASQALPGVKADKTWLTYVLGTSATGEKLPPFTIGFASRPCCFTNGPPSNYGFDYASNKKAWMTAELWQAYLEHLNAQMESQGCWILLLCDNASSHKHDPARTPNIEVYYLPPNLMSWIQPMDAGIIRNFKSNYCRLHTKFVLDCEAAGTLNPYKVHQLDAMWSQQAWDKVSASSIQNCWQHTGILPKLWEVKCQLSNVSL
- a CDS encoding AMP binding enzyme translates to MTPEFVNPFPKAHPGPSDADPLTDDELSLLLAIPRAAESTPNSTLFRLPLGPHPSMGFVDATCAEVRSIVARLASTWKTKLAELLHKPDEPGCEWSIGPGTTICIMVEPSFHGIFHLLAFWAIGCTIQFVSAVDPEVGITQLNECHCRAMICSGLSEKQIDKWRKGFDGAIIQLPEQEQPHRLVQAEKHGQHNTFYPWPTAQRPTPAFILQSSGTTVLVPFYWPSFYTYLVITLATGTPMAFAYFMDVLRLTGNKIVEWALALDVGAIGCTSGMFRQIPEAMLETHSEFFRSLLSLSFGGSAMDVALSHTLERLKIPVTNVYGSSELGNILIARKAPYTHLTPLRAKPPPLVRPISEYGPDGSRYVELWVLASSSVHITHHLAYGGVPIKLEPFLGDGPHNGEPAFNLEDIFKEITINNASGSGSETVYIHAGRHGDQLRLTGLGVADIDAPLYEGLFTSEANARMVQLDGRPWTVDVVELFGTNMPSTALVIQLHLDQDQDHDLGGGSSSQELPISELFDVVEKSGCEKACISSESGQMSGAWTRIRKTRALQASTLFEYHT